From the Halorhabdus utahensis DSM 12940 genome, one window contains:
- a CDS encoding aldo/keto reductase gives MQTRPLGTTGQDSSVVTFGAIALNWLEQEGADQMVELVLDHGVNHFDVAPTYGDAELKLGPKLREYREEIFLGCKTQERSYEGAWEKLERSLDRLGVDTIDLYQVHGLEYADELDDITADDGALAAFREAQEQGLIENIGLTSHGNPGLILDALDRIDDLESVMFPLNPVVDAKDGDEYDYQAVLDRADREDVGTLAIKAFAGGSWPPTAELPEHRRPYANWYEPVDTPETIRDRLNYTLSQGVTSVVSPGDPKLVQMVLDAGDRFAELDAAAQRSVREDARHDGSPVPEQLHH, from the coding sequence ATGCAAACCCGTCCGCTCGGCACGACCGGTCAGGACTCAAGCGTCGTCACCTTCGGCGCGATCGCGCTGAACTGGCTCGAACAGGAGGGGGCCGACCAGATGGTCGAACTCGTCCTCGATCACGGCGTGAATCACTTCGACGTCGCGCCGACCTACGGCGACGCCGAGCTCAAGCTCGGCCCGAAGCTCAGAGAGTATCGTGAGGAGATCTTCCTCGGGTGTAAGACCCAGGAACGGTCCTACGAGGGGGCCTGGGAGAAACTCGAACGATCGCTCGATCGACTCGGCGTCGACACGATCGACCTCTATCAGGTCCACGGCCTGGAATACGCGGACGAACTCGACGATATCACCGCGGACGACGGGGCGCTTGCGGCGTTCCGCGAGGCACAGGAACAGGGACTCATCGAGAACATCGGCCTGACGAGCCACGGCAATCCGGGCCTGATCCTCGACGCGCTCGACCGGATCGACGACCTCGAGTCGGTGATGTTCCCACTGAACCCCGTCGTCGACGCCAAGGACGGCGACGAGTACGACTACCAGGCCGTCCTCGATCGCGCCGACCGCGAGGACGTCGGCACGCTGGCGATCAAGGCCTTCGCCGGCGGGTCGTGGCCCCCGACCGCGGAGTTGCCCGAGCATCGCCGACCCTACGCCAACTGGTACGAGCCGGTCGACACGCCCGAGACGATCCGCGATCGACTGAACTACACGCTTTCCCAGGGCGTCACTAGCGTCGTCAGCCCCGGCGATCCCAAGCTCGTGCAGATGGTCCTCGATGCGGGCGACCGCTTCGCGGAGCTCGACGCCGCGGCCCAGCGGAGCGTTCGCGAGGACGCCCGTCACGACGGGAGCCCGGTGCCGGAACAACTCCATCACTAG
- a CDS encoding antitoxin VapB family protein, whose protein sequence is MSKSIRLSEEAYERLAAHKREEETFSEVVLRLAGERSLLDLAGILSDDEADSLRDAVAERRERRSDELEGIADRMDGV, encoded by the coding sequence ATGTCGAAGAGCATCCGTCTCTCCGAAGAGGCCTACGAGCGCCTCGCCGCGCACAAACGCGAGGAGGAGACCTTCTCCGAGGTGGTCCTCCGGCTGGCCGGCGAGCGGTCGCTCCTGGATCTTGCGGGGATCCTGAGCGACGACGAAGCCGACTCCCTCCGAGATGCCGTCGCGGAGCGCCGCGAACGGCGGAGCGACGAACTCGAGGGGATCGCCGACCGAATGGACGGGGTCTGA
- a CDS encoding helix-turn-helix domain-containing protein, which yields MVHATLTLSIPRRIWIGALSQDHPESCIRVLSAFPKGEESGVGLVEVDGPDVPAVVRAIDEEETVTDLAVLGRHEDTALVQFETTDPLLLFPIIGSGIPLELPFDIRDGEARWELTASQDRLSELGEQLETLGISFTVEQLRQHVEPEQVLTDRQTTLVTAAIERGYYDTPRECTLTELADAQDMAKSTCSETLHRAEEKIVKGFFEDEPTASARRRI from the coding sequence ATGGTACATGCGACGCTGACGCTATCGATCCCCCGGCGGATCTGGATCGGCGCGCTCTCGCAGGATCATCCCGAGTCGTGTATTCGCGTCCTCTCGGCGTTCCCGAAGGGCGAGGAATCGGGCGTTGGACTGGTCGAAGTCGACGGCCCGGACGTGCCGGCGGTCGTCCGCGCCATCGACGAGGAGGAGACCGTCACCGATCTGGCGGTGCTGGGTCGCCACGAAGACACTGCTCTGGTGCAATTCGAGACCACCGATCCACTCCTCCTCTTCCCGATCATCGGCTCCGGGATCCCGCTGGAACTCCCCTTCGACATCCGCGATGGGGAGGCGCGCTGGGAACTCACGGCCTCCCAGGACCGCCTCTCGGAACTCGGCGAGCAACTGGAAACGCTTGGCATCTCCTTCACTGTCGAGCAGCTCCGCCAGCACGTCGAACCCGAGCAGGTGCTGACCGATCGCCAGACGACGCTGGTGACGGCGGCGATCGAGCGCGGGTACTACGACACCCCACGGGAGTGTACACTGACCGAACTCGCCGACGCACAGGACATGGCCAAATCGACCTGTAGCGAGACGCTCCACCGCGCCGAGGAGAAGATCGTCAAGGGCTTCTTCGAGGACGAACCGACCGCGAGCGCCCGGCGAAGGATCTAA
- a CDS encoding type II toxin-antitoxin system VapC family toxin: MLLDTSFLIDLMNGDDAAVEKARELERDLVQQRLSSMTLFELYYGIARAADSETERETVETVLDSKPIYPADAAVMRKAGQLSGELQNDGTPVGDGNVIIAATAEVVEEPVLTRNVEDFERLGVEIETY; encoded by the coding sequence GTGCTCCTCGATACGTCGTTTCTCATCGATCTGATGAACGGCGACGACGCGGCCGTCGAGAAAGCCCGCGAGTTGGAACGGGATCTCGTCCAACAGCGGCTCTCGTCGATGACGCTGTTCGAACTGTACTATGGGATCGCTCGCGCGGCCGATTCCGAGACCGAGCGCGAGACGGTCGAAACCGTCCTCGACTCCAAGCCGATCTATCCCGCCGACGCCGCAGTCATGCGAAAGGCCGGGCAACTCTCGGGCGAGCTACAGAACGACGGCACACCGGTCGGAGACGGTAACGTGATCATCGCCGCCACTGCCGAGGTCGTCGAGGAACCCGTGCTCACTCGAAACGTCGAGGACTTCGAACGACTCGGCGTCGAAATAGAGACGTACTGA
- a CDS encoding nucleotidyl transferase AbiEii/AbiGii toxin family protein has protein sequence MNLFAEADRSKLVGPPKRFDRESLRKEHGDWGHQLLRAAVAIEMLTQITQRDQRVLLKGGTLLQNSLEWPPYRASVDLDLEVADTQDLRVALTRIEDAFSDSEIRLTVRESPVAGFTGHIQFPRASGPDWDLRVDVLENDRWPSGSMPWQDIPSPWDDGELPMAAPPETRAAQKLLLAADPPYGRDLESHLGRQNFVKDLFDLYCLGEEPLDSQRVLEAAREDVERKSTYGDEDFQFDTILDGALESYRHFAHPPVDDGSLRGSLWRAYGRVQGGIRIPYTRAELRTSAGCAHHAVESIQRGELDWEDTWRPAVSGEPRSSWVGKSIQPAVDVSDGFGPTKGPLEAWAQFEP, from the coding sequence ATGAATCTGTTCGCCGAGGCGGACCGATCGAAGCTCGTCGGTCCACCGAAACGCTTCGATAGAGAATCGCTCAGGAAAGAACACGGCGACTGGGGCCATCAACTCCTCCGAGCTGCGGTGGCGATTGAGATGCTCACACAGATCACCCAACGGGATCAGCGAGTGCTTCTGAAAGGGGGAACGCTCTTGCAGAACTCCCTCGAATGGCCGCCGTACAGAGCCAGTGTCGATCTCGACCTCGAGGTAGCAGATACACAGGATTTGCGAGTCGCCCTCACCCGGATAGAAGACGCGTTCTCTGACTCCGAGATCCGCCTGACAGTCCGAGAAAGTCCGGTTGCCGGGTTCACCGGACACATCCAGTTTCCACGCGCATCGGGACCTGATTGGGATCTCAGAGTCGATGTCCTCGAGAACGACCGATGGCCGTCCGGATCCATGCCGTGGCAGGACATTCCCTCCCCCTGGGATGACGGAGAACTCCCAATGGCCGCGCCGCCGGAAACGAGGGCCGCGCAAAAACTCTTACTTGCCGCCGATCCGCCGTATGGTCGCGATCTCGAAAGTCATCTCGGACGACAAAACTTCGTCAAAGACCTCTTCGACCTCTACTGTCTGGGCGAAGAACCGCTCGACTCCCAACGAGTCCTGGAGGCGGCCAGGGAGGACGTCGAGCGGAAGTCCACGTACGGGGACGAGGACTTCCAGTTCGACACCATACTTGACGGCGCGCTTGAATCGTATCGTCACTTTGCCCATCCACCGGTGGACGACGGGAGTCTCCGGGGCAGCCTCTGGAGAGCTTACGGACGGGTACAGGGAGGAATCCGCATTCCGTACACTCGAGCTGAACTCCGGACGAGCGCAGGCTGTGCTCATCACGCGGTCGAATCCATCCAGCGGGGTGAACTCGATTGGGAAGACACGTGGCGACCGGCGGTATCCGGCGAGCCCCGGTCGTCGTGGGTTGGCAAGTCGATCCAGCCAGCGGTGGACGTTAGCGACGGCTTTGGACCCACGAAAGGCCCTCTTGAAGCATGGGCGCAGTTCGAGCCGTGA
- a CDS encoding class I SAM-dependent methyltransferase produces MEVPETVTAALADRPVDGAHCLEAGAGAGNATAGLIDAGAAQVVAVTNEREHAETVRERVGQEYPDRVRVLEADLREIPLPDDSVEIITAHALCNVVPPAALDAIAAEVTRVAAPGAHLIVDDYAPLPGETAMRDLFAVENAAAELAVGRSALTFYPARVLRGIFESYGWTHDRTETVLDPVPWSESHVAAHADIAKEFADDAATAGNLLAERAEGLATKIGSESTGEMYSLAMRLPGSSAVG; encoded by the coding sequence ATGGAGGTTCCCGAGACCGTCACCGCGGCGCTCGCCGATCGCCCTGTCGATGGCGCGCACTGCCTGGAAGCCGGTGCCGGCGCGGGGAACGCGACCGCCGGACTCATCGACGCGGGCGCGGCCCAGGTCGTCGCAGTGACCAACGAGCGCGAGCACGCCGAGACGGTCCGTGAACGGGTCGGTCAGGAGTATCCGGATCGGGTTCGCGTGCTCGAAGCCGACCTTCGCGAGATTCCACTCCCCGACGATTCGGTCGAAATTATCACCGCCCACGCGCTGTGCAACGTCGTTCCGCCGGCTGCACTCGACGCGATCGCCGCCGAAGTGACACGCGTCGCGGCCCCGGGAGCGCACCTGATCGTCGACGACTACGCGCCGCTGCCGGGCGAGACAGCCATGCGCGATCTCTTCGCCGTCGAGAACGCGGCCGCCGAACTTGCCGTCGGCCGGTCGGCACTGACGTTCTATCCGGCCCGCGTCCTCCGCGGCATCTTCGAGTCCTATGGGTGGACACACGACCGGACGGAAACCGTGCTCGATCCGGTCCCGTGGTCCGAATCACACGTCGCTGCCCACGCCGACATTGCAAAAGAATTTGCCGACGACGCCGCCACAGCCGGGAATCTGCTGGCCGAGAGAGCCGAGGGGCTCGCCACGAAGATCGGATCGGAGTCGACGGGCGAAATGTACAGCCTCGCGATGCGATTACCGGGGTCGTCAGCCGTCGGTTAG
- a CDS encoding ABC transporter permease, protein MSVTETANTRLRDLRVNAERWTRKAVHNPTAFLVEIAVATLSLVLFSAVFGDVGGLALERAGFGDVAYVTYLLPAVLMQATMGSAFSSGMGLVRDLETGMFEKTIVTPMSATAVFAGKAAAELAQIVVQLSVVVGLAVAIGANIETGAIGVLGILAICLLVGLLFMAVSNIVGLLARDEEVINAATMLFMFPLLFLSPAFIPLSDDIELVATFNPITYGVEAVRALVLGEDTLTVVSVSWFGGVADTVVPAVGILLVLNGIVGAIAIRLLARASSASVA, encoded by the coding sequence ATGAGTGTAACTGAGACGGCCAACACGAGATTGAGAGACCTGCGAGTCAACGCCGAGCGCTGGACTCGCAAAGCGGTCCACAATCCGACGGCGTTTCTCGTCGAGATCGCCGTCGCAACCCTTTCGCTTGTCCTCTTCAGCGCGGTCTTTGGCGACGTGGGCGGATTGGCGCTCGAACGCGCCGGGTTTGGCGACGTGGCGTACGTCACCTACCTGCTGCCGGCCGTCCTCATGCAGGCGACGATGGGGTCTGCCTTTTCGTCGGGAATGGGGCTCGTGCGCGACCTCGAGACGGGTATGTTCGAGAAGACGATCGTCACGCCGATGTCCGCGACGGCCGTCTTCGCCGGGAAGGCCGCCGCGGAGTTGGCCCAGATCGTCGTCCAGCTGTCCGTCGTCGTCGGCCTCGCGGTTGCGATCGGTGCGAACATCGAAACCGGTGCGATCGGTGTCCTCGGCATTCTCGCCATCTGTCTGCTTGTCGGCCTGCTCTTTATGGCCGTCTCGAACATCGTCGGGTTGCTCGCGCGCGACGAAGAGGTCATCAACGCGGCGACGATGCTGTTCATGTTCCCGTTGCTCTTTCTCTCACCGGCGTTCATCCCGCTGTCCGATGATATCGAATTGGTTGCCACCTTCAACCCGATCACCTACGGCGTCGAGGCGGTCCGCGCGCTGGTCCTCGGCGAGGACACACTGACGGTGGTGTCGGTGTCGTGGTTCGGCGGTGTTGCCGACACCGTCGTCCCCGCTGTCGGTATCCTTCTCGTCCTCAACGGCATCGTCGGGGCCATCGCCATCCGACTGCTGGCCCGTGCCAGCAGCGCTTCCGTGGCTTGA
- a CDS encoding ABC transporter ATP-binding protein: MAHQSVAADETDIDGTDTDGTDTDGIDTDRTTGGHVTDSERSIEMDALSLTYADGTHAVEDVTLSVPQGEFFGFLGPNGAGKTTTIKVLATLLEPTSGTVEVNGFDVVRDRTAVRASIGYMAQETSIDTELTARENLMFACDAYGVPRDDRARRIADLLNLVDLADVADTPAGNFSGGMKKRLDAATALVHDPDLVFLDEPTTGLDPQARNRLWEYFRRINAGGTTVFLTTQYLEEADHLCDRLAVIRDGRIVADGAPDELKRRVGGDILELEVGGDRAESAGEPVDAAADIVRETAAVEPSATVETTDDAIRITARDAGDLGPDVLLALRDADVPVTGFDVTEPTLDDVFLAIAGDSADGLDGTTETVDAAATEEASGEDAAATEQTSGDTETGRTAEDDNAVQGTEVEA, encoded by the coding sequence ATGGCACACCAATCGGTGGCAGCCGACGAAACAGACATCGACGGGACAGATACTGACGGGACAGATACTGACGGGATAGACACAGACAGGACAACTGGAGGCCACGTGACTGATTCCGAGCGGTCGATCGAGATGGACGCCCTCTCGTTGACCTATGCTGACGGAACCCACGCCGTCGAGGACGTCACGCTCTCGGTCCCGCAGGGCGAGTTCTTCGGCTTCCTGGGTCCAAACGGGGCCGGGAAGACGACGACGATCAAGGTGCTGGCGACGCTCCTCGAACCGACCAGCGGGACTGTCGAAGTCAACGGCTTCGACGTCGTCCGGGACCGCACTGCGGTCCGCGCCTCGATCGGCTACATGGCCCAGGAGACCAGCATCGATACGGAACTGACCGCCCGCGAGAACCTCATGTTCGCCTGCGATGCCTACGGCGTTCCCCGGGACGACCGGGCGAGACGTATCGCGGACCTTCTGAACCTCGTCGACCTGGCGGACGTCGCCGACACACCCGCCGGCAACTTCTCCGGGGGCATGAAAAAGCGACTCGACGCCGCGACCGCGCTGGTCCACGACCCCGACCTGGTCTTTCTCGACGAGCCGACGACCGGCCTCGATCCGCAGGCCAGGAACCGCCTGTGGGAATACTTCCGGCGCATCAACGCGGGCGGGACGACGGTGTTTCTCACCACGCAGTACCTCGAGGAAGCTGATCACCTCTGTGATCGACTGGCGGTTATCCGCGACGGCCGCATCGTCGCGGACGGCGCTCCCGACGAACTGAAGCGACGCGTCGGTGGCGACATTCTCGAACTCGAAGTCGGGGGTGATCGGGCCGAGTCGGCCGGTGAACCCGTCGACGCAGCCGCCGATATCGTCCGCGAGACGGCGGCGGTCGAACCGAGCGCAACCGTCGAAACGACCGACGACGCGATCAGAATCACGGCGCGAGATGCGGGCGACCTCGGGCCGGATGTGCTTCTCGCGCTCCGGGACGCCGACGTGCCCGTGACTGGATTCGACGTCACGGAACCGACGCTGGATGACGTCTTTCTCGCTATCGCTGGTGATTCGGCTGACGGGCTGGACGGGACCACCGAGACGGTGGATGCGGCGGCCACGGAGGAAGCGTCCGGGGAAGATGCGGCAGCCACGGAGCAAACGTCCGGTGACACGGAAACAGGGCGGACGGCGGAGGACGACAATGCTGTTCAGGGGACGGAGGTCGAGGCATGA
- a CDS encoding inositol monophosphatase family protein — protein MNEIDEETAAEWRSIAREAAESGADIACEYFREGIGNDFKRDQMDPVSKADQEAQERIITVLSDRDPDAAIVGEENDAEKTVPESGPAWIIDPIDGTNNFVRGNRLWSVSLARTVDGEPVTAATVLPATGDTYAAGPGVVERNGVECAVSDRTDPSSLIVAPIFGLKDRDRDDYDDVTSYIHHELGDLRRLGSGQTSMAMVACGEIDAAISTVHMTAWDTVAGAHMVRAGGGQVTDLSGERWRHDSDSLIATSGEIHEDVLAALRGRLDRE, from the coding sequence GTGAACGAGATCGATGAGGAGACGGCCGCAGAGTGGCGGTCGATCGCCCGGGAGGCAGCCGAATCCGGGGCCGACATCGCCTGTGAGTACTTCCGGGAGGGGATCGGCAACGACTTCAAGCGCGACCAGATGGACCCGGTCTCGAAGGCCGACCAGGAGGCCCAGGAACGGATCATCACGGTCTTGTCTGACCGCGATCCGGACGCGGCGATCGTCGGCGAGGAGAACGACGCCGAAAAGACCGTTCCCGAATCCGGGCCGGCCTGGATCATCGATCCGATCGACGGGACCAACAACTTCGTCCGGGGCAACCGCCTCTGGAGTGTCAGCTTGGCACGGACGGTCGACGGCGAACCCGTTACTGCCGCGACGGTGTTACCGGCCACCGGCGACACCTACGCGGCAGGTCCCGGCGTCGTCGAACGGAACGGCGTCGAGTGTGCCGTCAGCGACCGGACGGATCCCTCGTCGCTGATCGTCGCCCCGATCTTCGGGTTGAAGGACCGCGACCGGGACGACTACGACGACGTGACGAGTTACATCCACCACGAACTCGGCGATCTCCGGCGACTGGGCAGTGGCCAGACTTCCATGGCGATGGTCGCCTGTGGCGAGATCGACGCCGCGATCTCGACGGTCCACATGACCGCCTGGGACACCGTCGCCGGCGCGCACATGGTCCGGGCCGGCGGCGGTCAGGTGACCGATCTTTCGGGCGAACGCTGGCGACACGACAGCGACTCGCTGATCGCCACGAGCGGTGAGATTCACGAGGACGTCCTGGCGGCGCTTCGGGGGCGTCTCGATCGGGAGTAG
- a CDS encoding glycosyl hydrolase, with product MRWIESGRGIVIVALVGIVVGGGLLVGGADVAVADSESDDPPTLEIGQTTTGNIFLAGEQPRVAIETDAPSVSWTVHDHRGRLLDNGTTPVDGEVTLEPSLNDVGHYTLRVRTAGDGQPATAQTTLAVLPADDFDNDDPFFGMSTQFNAGWDHELMDVMASAGVASVREDSGWSRIERSRGAYDFSPSDEYMTALQDHGFDRLYILAYGNDLYDSENSGYFTIPYTEAYRQAFGNFSTAAVDHYGDVGVVEIWNEPNLDTFARGPTGTDPAAYAELLAATYPAIQGSRENVTVLGGAAAVNDTVDTERTFDDGWWRGLLEADGAEYMDAMSIHLYRDEPTGFARDLSDLREMTRDHTDGQALPIWVTELGWPATPTSPGGEQTADQARHLVQSHARLGAAGVERFYWYTFRDPTFADGDTPQTAEARYLGGLVRGPDNPRGANTPRPGLVAYATMTRQLSGAEFVENASTPVQQYIFADGDDRTQVLWADERTDVTVHTGEPVTVTGMLGEQTRLEPRDGEVYLTVGPDPIYLGGNVSDITAGAPVSVTGPVESNGQAPHITVTADDLGDSVTHRIGGETTTVDGETAGSIPVPSSHRDRAGIAVDIVSVDGAPVARLETPVGAPTARLGEPGEFAGLTVETSNPGEGWFSEANDVGTAHSAFNATTRDGRQCWRSDITAGGPGNSLHLDIPHGHLDAGEDRLVSVSYYDGTGGEIGIQYDGTETDTAWGGSVALDGTDQWRTHTFTLSSAELRDGLGPGHDVRLVFDGGNGDVCIGSITIGSEAAPPFPASTGSASDAPVATTSDGPTNPTVTPTTEPAASDTTTSTPGTAGSDVSPSPTGPDVTSTAGPGFGSVMAFVALLATGHVVWRSE from the coding sequence ATGAGGTGGATCGAGTCGGGTCGTGGGATCGTGATTGTGGCGCTTGTGGGAATTGTCGTCGGCGGGGGACTCCTCGTCGGCGGTGCGGACGTAGCGGTCGCCGACAGCGAGAGCGACGACCCACCCACACTCGAGATCGGACAGACCACGACAGGGAACATCTTCCTGGCTGGCGAACAACCGCGGGTAGCCATCGAGACGGACGCACCCAGCGTCTCGTGGACCGTCCACGATCACCGGGGACGGCTGCTCGACAACGGGACGACGCCGGTCGACGGCGAGGTGACGCTGGAGCCATCCCTGAACGACGTGGGTCACTACACGCTTCGGGTACGAACGGCCGGCGACGGACAGCCGGCCACGGCCCAGACGACACTGGCGGTCCTGCCAGCCGACGACTTCGACAACGACGATCCTTTCTTTGGAATGTCCACGCAGTTCAACGCCGGCTGGGATCACGAACTGATGGACGTGATGGCGAGTGCGGGCGTCGCAAGCGTCCGCGAGGACTCGGGCTGGAGCCGGATCGAACGCTCCAGGGGCGCATACGACTTCTCGCCGTCGGATGAGTACATGACCGCCCTCCAGGACCACGGCTTCGATCGGCTGTACATTCTCGCCTACGGGAACGATCTGTACGATTCCGAGAACAGCGGTTACTTCACGATCCCCTACACTGAAGCCTATCGCCAGGCGTTCGGGAACTTCTCGACGGCCGCGGTCGATCATTACGGCGACGTTGGAGTCGTCGAGATCTGGAACGAACCGAATCTCGACACCTTCGCTCGCGGGCCAACGGGAACTGATCCGGCTGCCTACGCGGAATTGCTGGCGGCGACGTACCCGGCCATCCAGGGCAGCCGGGAAAACGTGACCGTCCTGGGCGGCGCGGCGGCGGTCAACGATACCGTCGACACCGAACGGACCTTTGACGATGGCTGGTGGCGTGGCCTGCTGGAAGCCGACGGTGCCGAGTACATGGATGCCATGTCGATCCACCTCTATCGGGACGAACCGACGGGCTTCGCGCGGGACCTCTCGGATCTCCGGGAGATGACCCGCGACCACACTGACGGCCAAGCGCTGCCGATCTGGGTGACGGAACTCGGCTGGCCGGCGACACCGACATCGCCCGGTGGCGAACAGACGGCTGACCAGGCCCGCCACCTCGTCCAGAGCCACGCCCGACTGGGGGCCGCCGGCGTCGAGCGTTTTTACTGGTATACCTTCCGGGACCCGACATTTGCGGACGGGGACACCCCCCAGACAGCCGAGGCCAGATACCTGGGTGGGTTGGTCCGGGGGCCAGACAATCCACGAGGAGCCAATACGCCGCGTCCGGGGCTAGTCGCCTACGCCACGATGACTCGCCAGCTGTCGGGCGCTGAATTCGTCGAGAACGCCTCGACGCCGGTTCAACAGTACATCTTCGCCGACGGCGACGACAGGACGCAGGTGCTCTGGGCCGACGAGCGGACGGACGTGACCGTCCACACGGGCGAACCAGTGACGGTCACCGGAATGCTCGGCGAGCAAACCAGGCTGGAACCACGCGACGGCGAGGTCTACCTGACGGTCGGCCCTGATCCCATCTACCTCGGTGGTAACGTCTCGGATATCACGGCCGGCGCGCCGGTCTCAGTCACCGGTCCCGTCGAATCAAACGGCCAAGCGCCCCACATCACTGTCACCGCCGACGACCTCGGCGACTCCGTTACCCACCGGATCGGCGGCGAGACGACGACCGTCGACGGGGAAACTGCAGGCTCGATACCCGTTCCATCGAGCCATCGCGACCGGGCTGGCATCGCCGTCGATATCGTGTCAGTGGACGGCGCGCCGGTGGCTCGACTTGAAACGCCAGTCGGTGCTCCAACTGCCCGCCTGGGCGAACCGGGCGAGTTCGCAGGGCTGACTGTCGAAACGAGCAATCCTGGTGAGGGTTGGTTCTCCGAAGCCAACGACGTTGGCACAGCTCACAGCGCTTTCAACGCAACCACCCGGGACGGTCGTCAGTGCTGGCGCAGCGACATCACCGCAGGCGGGCCGGGCAACAGCCTCCATCTCGACATCCCGCATGGCCATCTCGACGCCGGTGAGGACCGTCTGGTGTCAGTGTCCTACTATGACGGGACAGGCGGCGAAATCGGGATACAGTACGACGGCACTGAAACCGATACCGCGTGGGGGGGTTCTGTCGCACTCGATGGCACCGACCAGTGGCGAACTCACACGTTCACTCTGTCGTCCGCAGAACTCCGCGACGGACTCGGTCCCGGTCACGACGTTCGGCTGGTCTTCGATGGTGGAAACGGCGACGTCTGCATCGGATCCATCACTATCGGCAGCGAGGCGGCACCGCCGTTTCCGGCATCGACCGGCTCCGCATCGGATGCTCCCGTGGCGACAACCAGTGATGGACCGACGAACCCGACGGTCACTCCGACAACGGAACCGGCCGCCAGCGACACCACGACGAGCACGCCGGGAACAGCCGGTAGCGACGTGTCACCGTCACCGACGGGGCCGGACGTGACCTCGACAGCTGGCCCCGGATTCGGCTCCGTCATGGCCTTCGTAGCGCTACTCGCCACTGGTCACGTCGTCTGGCGGTCCGAGTGA
- a CDS encoding helix-turn-helix domain-containing protein: MRYLRVTARVDTMQAPPLFDRLANTSAIEQARVLDWNLTAEDAMLLFAVDGDPTPLTGSEGEFAGVDRVELAGDGQRGGESGVRMLAHVQRSAVPIFSCLASALEAGGLIVQTPVVFADGEVHARIVGDPGPLQTAFERQGDGIDVRIDEITSTPAVNRASNGGLSERQREAIVAAKELGYYEKPRGATQADVAAALECSPQTAGDHLRKAEAKLVDAALDEVESSV; the protein is encoded by the coding sequence ATGCGATACCTTCGCGTCACCGCACGCGTCGACACGATGCAGGCACCGCCGCTGTTCGACCGCCTGGCGAACACGTCGGCCATCGAGCAGGCGCGCGTCCTCGACTGGAACTTGACTGCCGAAGATGCAATGCTGCTGTTCGCCGTCGACGGCGATCCCACCCCACTCACCGGGTCGGAGGGCGAATTCGCCGGGGTCGACCGCGTCGAACTGGCAGGCGACGGCCAGCGGGGTGGCGAAAGCGGCGTCCGCATGCTCGCGCACGTCCAGCGGTCGGCAGTCCCGATATTCAGTTGTCTCGCGAGCGCGCTTGAGGCCGGTGGGTTGATCGTCCAGACACCCGTCGTCTTCGCCGACGGGGAGGTCCACGCCAGGATCGTCGGCGATCCCGGCCCGCTCCAGACGGCGTTCGAGCGACAGGGTGACGGGATCGACGTGCGGATCGACGAGATCACCTCGACTCCGGCAGTGAATAGGGCGTCGAACGGCGGGCTGAGCGAACGCCAGCGGGAGGCGATCGTCGCGGCGAAAGAGCTGGGATATTACGAGAAACCGCGGGGCGCAACGCAGGCGGACGTGGCGGCGGCACTAGAGTGTTCGCCCCAGACCGCGGGAGACCACCTCCGGAAAGCCGAAGCGAAGTTGGTGGACGCCGCGCTCGACGAGGTCGAATCCAGCGTCTGA
- a CDS encoding SRPBCC family protein — protein MQEVTASRDVAADPESIRAGFEDMEAFMDAAGFDEVTVEGDRVTVERAIGLAELELTLEIVDSDDALTYEQVEGMFNEMTTTYRLDGADGETTITAQTQFELGGVIGAALDATLIKRQRTKELEDQLAYLEETATGT, from the coding sequence ATGCAAGAGGTCACTGCCTCGCGGGACGTGGCGGCCGATCCCGAGTCGATCCGGGCAGGATTCGAGGATATGGAGGCGTTCATGGACGCTGCGGGATTCGACGAGGTCACTGTCGAGGGCGACCGCGTGACGGTCGAGCGTGCGATCGGCCTGGCAGAGCTCGAACTCACGCTCGAAATCGTCGACAGCGACGATGCGCTGACCTACGAACAGGTCGAGGGGATGTTCAACGAGATGACGACGACCTATCGTCTCGACGGTGCGGACGGCGAGACGACGATCACCGCACAGACACAGTTCGAACTCGGCGGCGTCATCGGGGCAGCCCTCGACGCGACGCTGATCAAGCGCCAGCGGACCAAGGAACTCGAGGATCAACTGGCGTATCTCGAAGAGACCGCGACTGGAACCTAA